A region of the Callithrix jacchus isolate 240 chromosome 5, calJac240_pri, whole genome shotgun sequence genome:
aaaaaaattagccaggtggtggtgagtacctgtaatcccagctattcaggaggctgaggcaggagaatcacttgaacccagaaggcagcagtttcggtgagctgagactgtgccactgtactccagcctggacaacagagtgacattccatctcaaaaataaaaataaataagatcctGTTGTTGGCAAAGAcaaggatggaactggaggtcactaagtgaaataagccaggcacagaaagacaaacttcacatgttctcatttatttgtgggagctaaaatgaaaacaactgaaCTGAGGGAGATAGGAAGTAGAATGACAGTTATcagaagctgggaagggcagAGCAGTAGGGGAAGTGGCAGATAGTTAATGGTCCAAAAAATAGATTAGCTCTAGATAGCACAACAGgttgactacagtcaacaataatttaattgtacaatttttaataactaagagtataactggattgtctACAACACAAAGTGTAGATGCTTGAGGTGATAAATACCTCATTTGCCCTGAGGTGATTATTACAAATTGCATGCCGGTATCAAAACCTCAtgaattccataaatatttacacataCTATGtgctcacaaaaattaaaaatacaaaaattttaaaacataaagaagCCAGGAGTGGTGTGGCTCATGTtcataattgcagcactttgggaggacaaggcaggcaaaatcacttgagttcaagtgttcaacatcagcctggacaacatggcaaaaactctacaaaaaaaaattaggggggagtgggggaggaaaataaatttagccaggcatggtggtgcacccctgtagttccagctactcgggaggctgaagtgggaggatcgcttgagcccaggaggttgaggctgcagtgagctgtgattgcaccctgcactccagcctgggtgacagagaccctgtttcaaaacaaaaataggcagtggctcatgcctgtaatcctaacactttgggaggttgaggcgggcagattgcctgagctcaggggtttgagaccagcctggcaacacggtgaaaccctatctctactaaaatacaaaaaatgagccaggcatggcagcacacacctgtagtcccagatacttgggaggttgaggcagaattgcttgaatccaggagacggaggttgcagtgagccaagactgcagcactgcaatccagcctgggcaacagagcaagactccgtctccaaaaataaataaataaataatgaagaaaattaaaaatctgtgatgttccaataaatatttcctttgagcatcacaTCAGCCCTCAAAACGTTTCAGAttttagggctgggcgcagtggctcacacctgcaatcccagcactttgggaggccaaggtgagtggatcacctgaggtcaagagttcaagaccagcctgaccaatcctattttttttaatgctagccATTAATGACTAGATTAATCCTACCATCCATTAATGCATTCTGGCTTCTTGCTTGAAAACCCCTGGTTTACTGGATAAGCACCTGTAACCCAAGAAGATTCAGGACTAAGGACAGAAATAACTGAAGTCTTAGCATTAATATTTTCCATtacattttggaataatttaatTTGCTGTATTCATAATGGTTAAAAATTTAACATGCTAAAGTATGTAATGGATTAATTTTgcaattccattttaaaatgtgaaatggaGTAATGATTCAGACTAAATATCGACACGTGTAACAGAATTTAACCACATCTGTGGTTAATAATGAGATTATCAGAGTTTAAGATTTACTAaccatatttttcagttttaacatACTAGTGAGTGCACTGTGTACTTGGATTTTGTCAAGTAACTCaatcatttaacaaaataaaattaaatgtataaatgcaGTTTATAGCTATacagcctttatttttaaaaatccccttagaggccaggcgcaggggctcatgcctataatccctgcactttgggaggccgaggcgggtcgatcacctgaggtctggagttcgagaccagcctggccaacatggtgaaacaatcccatctccactaaaaatgcaaaaattagccgggcgtggtgatgggcacctgtaatctcagctattcgggaggttgaagcaggagaatcgcttgaactcgggagaacgagattgtagtgagccgagatggtgccattgcactccagcttggacgacaagagcaaaaccgtctcaaaaataaaatttccttagAATGACTTTAAAATGTACCAGCGGATATACTACTTAAGTGTAACTAGGTTTTGGATTTATAACGTTAATATTAATTGTTAAAGCAAAACCCATTTCTAAATAGTCGCCTGAGCGCCCCAAAGACGCCCTCGAGGACAGGGAAGCAGCTCCGATTATCTCGGCGCTCACCGGCGCTCAGAATTCAGGGCTGCTCAAGCGGAAGAGCAACACGTGGCCAGGCAAAAGGAGCTGGGTCCCGTGCAGAAAAGGAACAAGAAACTGGCCTAGGAAGACGTTGGAGCATCTTTCGCACGTTACTGCCTGTCAccgtcattttttaaaatgataaataaaattaagagtaCGAAGAAAACTGCGCGAGCCACTTTCCCAGCAGGATCTGCGCCAGAGCGCGCCAGGTACTACTCCTGTACCGTGGGAGAAGAAAGGACGCGCGGCCCACCCGGCGCCGTGGAGGCTCGTCCCCGAGTAAGGGACGGGAACTGATGGGTCCCAGGGACGAGGGGCGCAGGGTCTAAGGCCCGAGGCTACGGGCGCAGCAGGAAGCCGGTTAGGCAGCGGTGCCGGTCTGGGATGGTCACCACGCCCCACGCGGAGCCTCCCGCCCTAACTTCGTCCAGCTCTGCTGCCCGCAACTTTTATGACGGGAAGCTTAAATGAGGAGAACATCAGGAACTGGACTATTATCCCGAAAGCGCCTTTCCAAGTCATTGCACGGCCTGCAAGGCCCCACCCGGGGCCGCGCGTCCCCGGCAACCGCGCCTGCCCGCGCAGCTGCAGAGGCCGGGAAACGCCTGCTCGCCCGCGCTAGGTGCCACCTCGCCCGCGCTCCGGGCGATACCATCCCGGGCGGCCCCTCGGAAGGCCGGAGATGGTACCGTCCCTGATCTCCGATTGGCCCGCCGGACGCGGGCGTGGCCTCTAGAGTCTGGTTCCGCGCGCCGCAGCGCGCTAGCCGCATTGCGAGCTGAGCCGGGAGCGGGCGCCATGGTGAGGAGTGGTTGCGGGGCATGGACGACGTGTAGGTGGGGGTTTGGGCCTGGGTTCGAGCCAGGGCCAGAGCCAGAGGCTGGGCCTGGGTCTGCGCTTTCCTTGGGAACGGGTTCTGGCAAACACGGAGGTTGCGCTGACGCTCGCGCCGCGGCCCCGGTTGCAGGTGCTGTTGCACGTGCTGTTTGAGCATGCAGTCGGCTACGCGCTGCTGGCGCTGAAGGAAGTGGAGGAGATCAGTCTGCTGCAGCCGCAGGTGGGTGAGATACGTGGGATCCTCCGGTGTCCCCGCCGACCCTCACCGCACAGGTCCCAGCATGCACCGCGCGCTCCCACGTGGTCTCCGCGCGGTTCGGTGGGGGAAGAGGGGACGGGCCTGGAAAACTCTAGAGCCGGGGGTCTTTACCTTGACTCATGGGTAGGATCGCTCTAGCGGTTTGAAATAAGCCTCCTGGACTCCGCCCCGGACCGATTAAAGCAGAAGCTAGGATGTGGGGCCCCGGTATCAGCCTATTTAAAGAGCTTCCAAGATTGAGAGCCGCTGCTTTACTTACTGCGccgcagaggcaggagggagggaggaaactaCTCAGCCTCCTTATCCCCCCAGGTGGAGGAGTCCGTGCTCAACCTGGGCAAATTCCACAATGTCGTTCGTCTGGTGGCCTTTTGTCCCTTTTCCTCGTCCCAGGTTGCCTTGGAAAATGCCAATGCCGTGTCTGAAGGTGAGTCGACCACCGCCAAGTGTCTCAGGGAGATGTGGTTCCTTCCGGTATCCTGTCGGGCGGCATGTGATAGTATTTGCTGTCGTTTGCTAGTTCCAAGTATGATAGATATGAGGCAGTGTTTGAAACATACAATATGTAATTGGAAATCATGGTCTTTACAGAGCTCAAGGTCTGGAAACTGTAATAGACTAAACCATTTAAAGCAGGCGATGTAGGATATGTGTTACGTTTCCTTGTGggcactgtgatttttttttttttttcttttgagacagagtctttctcgcccacgctggagtgcagaggcgcgatcTGGACTCAATGCAAGGTTACCAGGAATATAAAAGATATTTGTTACTTCTGGGAAGGCCTTGTGCTTGTGcttacctccgcctcccgggtaactgggattacaggcctatgccaccacgcctggacagttttttgggtttttagcagaggcagggttttgccatgttggccaggttggtctccaattcctgacctcacgtgagccacccacctctgcctcccaaagtgctaggcgtgaaccaccacgcagTGCGCCCGGCCCTCTCCATCTTCCCGCCCTGCCCCCTCCGGACGTCTGTCgctcaggcgggagtgcagtggtgcgatctcggctgagggcaccctctgcctctgagttcaagccattgtcctgcctcggcctcctgaatggctggaattacaggagcacaccaccatgcccagccaatttttgtattagtagggAGGGAATTTCACAATTTTGGCCAgccagttttgaactcctgacctcaggtgatccgccctcttcccaaagtgctaggattaagggtgtgaaccaccgtgcccggctgacaAATAATTCTTAAAGGAGGTTGGTTTAACACTTTATCTGGGACCCGAGTTTACCTAGACACAATGAAGTGTGTGGTTCTCTGCTTTCTATTTGATTGGAAAGGGCAGTTGGATAAACACAGGCTAAGGAAAAAAGGTTTGGTTCCAGTAGGCAAATTCTAATACTAAATACTTGAGGTTGTGTTACAAGCTATTATTTATTGCACACTTGTGCTATCAGACCTGAGTACAGTTGTTCCCATGGCTGGGCCAGGCTTTGCAGTGATGACTTGGTAATCAAATCTGTCAATCCCCTGAGTGCAATCACTGATGTCTCCATGTCTCTGAGCAGTGCCTGATGGGGAGTTTCTAGGTGGCAGGACCAGGGTATCGGCTGAGGGGATGTTACAATTGATCATCCTTTAGCCTGTTAGTGGGAACTGTGTTTTTTGCCTTGAGGGGTTGTTCATGAGGACCTCCGCCTGCTCTTGGAGACCTACCTGCCgtccaaaaagaagaaagtactCTTGGGAGTTGGGGATCCCAAGATTGGTGCTGCAATACAGGAGGAGTTAGGGTACAACTGCCAGACTGGAGGCGTGATAGCTGAGATCCTGCGAGGTGAGACCATCATCTTATATTCCTGGTAACCTTGGCGTTTGGGGGGAGGGGGGTTCCAGAAACTCGGATATTTGTTACTTCTGGGAAGGCCTTGTGCTTGGCTGGTTCCCATGGGTGCAGAAGCTAGCTCAGAGCCCTTTGTTGCTTATAGTCCTGCCCTCCTCTTAGGAGTTCGTCTGCACTTCCACAATCTGGTGAAGGGTTTGACCGACCTGTCAGCTTGTAAAGCACAGCTGGGCCTGGGACACAGCTATTCTCGTGCCAAAGTTAAGTTTAATGTGAATCGAGTGGACAATATGATCATCCAATCCATTAGCCTCCTGGACCAGCTGGATAAGGACATCAATACCTTCTCTATGCGTGTCAGGTAAAGTGCAGAGGCCACCCGTAATATTGGAGCCTTTGGTCTGTAGTTTAGCTAATTGTGAGTCTTGAATGAGGACTGACCATCATGTGGGCTGGGGCTAGGTAAGCCTCCTGATGCTTACCACAGGCTGTGTTCTTACACTGACTGTATAGAAAGAGGAGGTAGAGTAAACCTACTCCATATACACCTCAGCTCAGGCCCTGTGTCTGGTCTGTATTGTGAATGGGGGAACATAGAATTGAGGAAGATTTCAATCTTTTTCCCATTTCCTCCAGGCATAGATTAGGTGTGGAGAGGGTGAGGCTGTAGCTCTGTGGTTTTTGATGAAGCAGCTGGACCCAGGAGTGACTGTAGTTCTTTTCAGGGAGTGGTATGGGTATCACTTTCCGGAGCTGGTGAAGATCATCAACGACAATGCCACATACTGCCGTCTTGCCCAGGTTATTGGAAACCGAAGGGAACTGAATGAGGAGAAGCTGGAGAAGCTGGAGGAGCTAACAATGGATGGGGCCAAGGCTAAGGCTATTCTGGATGCCTCACGGTCCTCCATGGGTCAGTGCAGAGCCTGGCAGCCTGCATAAGGTATGGGGCTCTGAATATCTGGCCCTCTGCATTCACACTTGGTTTTTCCTAGGCATGGACATATCTGCCATTGACTTGATAAACATCGAGAGCTTCTCCAGTCGTGTGGTGTCTTTATCTGAGTACCGCCAGAGCCTACACACTTACCTGCGCTCCAAGATGAGCCAAGTAGCCCCCAGCCTGTCAGCCCTAATTGGGGAAGCGGTGCGTCACAGGGGACACAAAAAAATGGGAGAATAAGGACTGTTCCCATGTGCACCCGCACTGCTGTATGTCCTGACCCACCATATATCTTCCCTACTTGTGCttgatggggaggggagggggtgaGTAGGGCTCTTGCAATTGGCAGGTCAGCAGTTCGTTTCTCTGACTGCTTCCTTGACTCTCTCCAGGTAGGTGCACGTCTCATCGCACATGCTGGCAGCCTCACCAACCTGGCCAAGTATCCGGCATCCACAGTGCAGATCCTTGGGGCTGAAAAGGCCCTGTTCAGGTACCAGTGAGGGCACCTGCCCACATTCAGGTGCCACTTCTGGTGCCCGCCTCTTGTTGGGGGATCACGGTGATGGCTGACCAGGGCTCCCTGACCTATACAAGCCTCTGCTATGGGGGTGATGGCCAATCCTGGTATCTGAGTGATTCCCAGGGCCCAGCAAAGGGACCAAGTCTCCAGGTCAGCGACACTGGATGCcttccctctgcctctgggtGCTATGGGTTTGCATGCATTGGGATAGAGATCCAATCTGGCCTGAGGCTCATTCAGGACTTGGgggtgagaggaggggaggagctgAGCTGCCTTGGCTAAGGGGGTTGAAATTTCTGATCTTAAACTCTCCACTGAATGTTCTCTCAGAGCCCTGAAGACAAGGGGTAACACACCAAAATATGGACTCATTTTCCACTCCACCTTCATTGGCCGAGCAGCTGCCAAGAACAAGGGCCGCATCTCCCGATACCTGGCAAACAAATGCAGTATTGCCTCACGAATCGATTGCTTCTCTGGTATGGGTGGGGGGGGGTATGAGAAGGggctggctgggtgggtgggggcTTGCAACCATAGCAGCTTCCACAATGATGGCAATATTTTTCGTCAACAGCAGTTCACCTAGTGAGTGTTGAGAGTCTGGGTCTGAGTGAAGCTGAGGGTAGAGGGAACACGGGGTGGGGGTAGTTTTTCTCTGGGCTGACAGGCTTTGTTACCCACATGCACGTCCAGAGGTGCCCACGAGTGTATTTGGGGAGAAACTTCGAGAACAAGTTGAAGAGCGACTGTCCTTCTATGAAACTGGAGAGATTCCACGAAAGAAT
Encoded here:
- the NOP56 gene encoding nucleolar protein 56, with protein sequence MVLLHVLFEHAVGYALLALKEVEEISLLQPQVEESVLNLGKFHNVVRLVAFCPFSSSQVALENANAVSEGVVHEDLRLLLETYLPSKKKKVLLGVGDPKIGAAIQEELGYNCQTGGVIAEILRGVRLHFHNLVKGLTDLSACKAQLGLGHSYSRAKVKFNVNRVDNMIIQSISLLDQLDKDINTFSMRVREWYGYHFPELVKIINDNATYCRLAQVIGNRRELNEEKLEKLEELTMDGAKAKAILDASRSSMGMDISAIDLINIESFSSRVVSLSEYRQSLHTYLRSKMSQVAPSLSALIGEAVGARLIAHAGSLTNLAKYPASTVQILGAEKALFRALKTRGNTPKYGLIFHSTFIGRAAAKNKGRISRYLANKCSIASRIDCFSEVPTSVFGEKLREQVEERLSFYETGEIPRKNLDVMKEAVVEAEEAAAEITRKLEKQEKKRLKKEKKRLAALALASSENSSSTPEECEEASEKPKKKKKKQKPQEVPQENGMEDPSTSFSRPKKKKSFSKEELMSSDPEETTGSPSLPKRKKSSPKEETVNNPEEAGNRSVSKKKRKFSKEEPVSSGPEEATTSKSSSKKKKKFRKEAQED